One genomic segment of Streptomyces sp. RerS4 includes these proteins:
- a CDS encoding GDSL-type esterase/lipase family protein produces MRFMFVGDSMTIGRAGDYTWRYRMWRHLDSTLGPAHRIVGPRTGLYEATTNGATSHDYAAPDFPAHARRHLAGWGEGWQHMAPLIGPAVEEARADVLLVSLGLIDLGFYTDADQTAANVHRFVAAARAARPGVRMVFLPVIPNVRAEEDAPFAAEVDRFNDLLAKAVADLTGEASPILLAARPHAYDIHRDTYDGTHPNASGEHRLAGEFAAVLHQAWGIGGPYRPAHDDA; encoded by the coding sequence GCGCCGGCGACTACACCTGGCGCTACCGGATGTGGCGACACCTCGACTCCACCCTGGGCCCCGCCCACCGGATCGTCGGCCCCCGCACGGGCCTCTACGAGGCCACGACCAACGGCGCCACCAGCCACGACTACGCCGCCCCCGACTTCCCCGCGCACGCCCGCCGGCACCTCGCCGGCTGGGGCGAGGGCTGGCAGCACATGGCCCCGCTGATCGGCCCGGCCGTCGAAGAGGCCCGCGCCGACGTCCTGCTCGTCTCCCTCGGCCTGATCGACCTCGGCTTCTACACCGACGCCGACCAGACCGCCGCCAACGTCCACCGCTTCGTCGCGGCGGCCCGCGCGGCCCGGCCGGGCGTGCGGATGGTGTTCCTGCCGGTCATCCCGAACGTGCGCGCCGAGGAGGACGCCCCCTTCGCGGCCGAGGTGGACCGGTTCAACGACCTGCTCGCCAAGGCCGTGGCCGACCTGACGGGCGAGGCCTCGCCGATCCTGCTCGCCGCCCGCCCGCACGCGTACGACATCCACCGCGACACCTACGACGGCACCCACCCCAACGCCTCCGGTGAGCACAGGCTGGCGGGCGAGTTCGCGGCGGTGCTGCACCAGGCGTGGGGCATCGGCGGCCCCTACCGGCCCGCGCACGACGAC